A genomic stretch from Bradyrhizobium quebecense includes:
- a CDS encoding MarR family transcriptional regulator, producing MQELEEAMRRSSAQGVMYGQAVANMAGISNSDMECMDILHLEGRVTAGRLAEVTGLTTGAITGVVDRLEKAGYVRRERDESDRRKVFISVVEEKAAEIGKFYVPMQEAMLKLWSRYTDDELRLLLRFANDGYKGVLEATGALKAVIDMPPEQRAELKLPPKSRR from the coding sequence ATGCAGGAACTCGAGGAGGCGATGCGCCGGTCATCCGCGCAGGGCGTGATGTACGGTCAAGCCGTTGCAAACATGGCCGGAATTTCCAATTCCGACATGGAATGCATGGACATCCTCCACCTTGAAGGACGCGTGACCGCGGGGCGTCTCGCGGAAGTCACCGGGCTGACCACCGGCGCGATCACCGGCGTGGTCGATCGGCTGGAGAAGGCGGGCTACGTGCGCCGCGAGCGGGACGAGAGCGACCGCCGCAAGGTCTTCATTTCGGTCGTTGAGGAGAAGGCGGCGGAGATCGGCAAGTTCTACGTGCCGATGCAGGAGGCGATGCTCAAGCTCTGGAGCCGCTACACCGACGACGAACTGCGCCTGCTGCTGCGCTTCGCCAATGACGGCTACAAGGGCGTGCTGGAAGCGACCGGCGCATTGAAGGCGGTGATCGACATGCCGCCGGAGCAGCGCGCCGAGCTCAAGCTGCCGCCGAAGTCTCGTCGCTGA
- a CDS encoding O-antigen ligase family protein — protein sequence MAYAATAGTSQSPTSAPPGVLALQRALVWLAGASIAIVFIEPSPYELVTLTACVLFFGTGLRMQLVFMPLLFALIVLNVGYSIGAVPFLDKPEVVNWVLTSWYMAITVIFFAMVISEDTEARLDMLRRGLIVGAMIASLAGIAGYFHLVPGGYDLLTLYDRARGTFKDPNVLGAFLILPALFTLQSVVTDRFGKAFRNAIAFGIISLAILLSFSRAAWGGLIVTAAFMLALMVFTSRSQAQRSRIIVMTLIAAILAVALIAVLLSIGSVADMFKQRASFDQSYDEGRFGRFGRHILGAQMALELPFGIGPLQFHTYFPEDTHNSFLNAFMSGGWISGICYPALVFVSAIIGFRYVYKRVPWQRDYLAIFSAFLGIVGESFIIDTDHWRHFWLMLGTMWGMYAATERTRATPAEVSDETSAAA from the coding sequence ATGGCCTATGCGGCGACAGCCGGGACGTCCCAATCGCCGACATCAGCGCCGCCAGGCGTGCTGGCGCTGCAGCGGGCGCTGGTGTGGCTCGCCGGGGCCTCGATCGCCATCGTGTTCATCGAACCGAGCCCGTATGAACTCGTCACGCTGACCGCCTGCGTGCTGTTCTTTGGTACGGGCCTGCGCATGCAGCTCGTGTTCATGCCGCTGCTGTTCGCGCTGATCGTGCTCAATGTCGGCTACAGCATCGGCGCGGTGCCGTTCCTCGACAAGCCGGAGGTGGTGAACTGGGTCCTCACCTCCTGGTATATGGCCATCACCGTCATCTTCTTTGCAATGGTGATCTCGGAAGATACCGAAGCGCGGCTCGACATGCTGCGCCGCGGGCTGATCGTCGGCGCGATGATCGCCTCGCTTGCGGGCATCGCTGGCTACTTTCATCTGGTGCCCGGCGGCTACGATCTGCTGACGCTGTATGACCGCGCCCGCGGCACCTTCAAGGACCCGAACGTGCTCGGCGCGTTCCTGATCCTGCCGGCGCTGTTCACGCTGCAAAGCGTGGTCACCGACCGCTTCGGCAAGGCGTTCCGCAACGCGATCGCCTTCGGCATCATCTCGCTTGCGATCCTGCTGTCGTTCTCCCGGGCCGCGTGGGGCGGCCTGATCGTCACCGCGGCCTTCATGCTGGCGCTGATGGTGTTCACCAGCCGCTCGCAGGCGCAGCGCTCGCGCATCATCGTGATGACCCTGATCGCCGCGATCCTGGCCGTTGCGCTGATCGCGGTGCTGCTGTCGATCGGCTCGGTCGCCGACATGTTCAAGCAGCGCGCGAGCTTCGACCAAAGCTATGACGAAGGCCGCTTCGGCCGGTTCGGCCGCCACATCCTCGGCGCCCAGATGGCACTCGAATTGCCGTTCGGCATCGGGCCGCTGCAATTCCACACCTACTTCCCCGAGGACACCCACAACTCCTTCCTCAACGCCTTCATGTCGGGCGGCTGGATCTCGGGGATCTGTTATCCGGCGCTGGTGTTCGTCAGCGCGATCATCGGCTTCCGCTACGTCTACAAGCGGGTGCCGTGGCAGCGCGACTATCTGGCGATCTTCTCGGCGTTCCTTGGCATCGTCGGCGAGAGCTTCATCATCGATACCGACCATTGGCGGCACTTCTGGCTGATGCTGGGGACGATGTGGGGCATGTACGCGGCGACCGAGCGCACCCGCGCGACACCGGCCGAGGTCAGCGACGAGACTTCGGCGGCAGCTTGA
- a CDS encoding undecaprenyl-phosphate glucose phosphotransferase: MEPFNARSMLDAAASATAAQPQVERRRRLSPAALAVTNQKVRGAYSPVVIAGVVRLTDFVLLSLVGVGLYLAYVRPFAGGIHWGYIGSILGMSAAAVVCFQAADIYQVQIFRGQLRQMTRMISSWAVVFLLFIGVSFLAKLGGEVSRVWLSSFFCVGLAVLIAERLALRSMVRAWAHDGRLDRRTIIVGADQNGEKLIEALNADDDSDIHVLGVFDDRNDARAMDTCAGSPKLGKVDDIVEFARRTRVDLVLFALPISAETRILEMLKKLWVLPVDIRLSAHTNKLRFRPRSYSYVGKVPTLDVFEAPITDWDLVLKWLFDRVVGGLALLAALPVLGLVALAVKLDSPGPVLFRQKRFGFNNERIDVYKFRSLYHHQADPTASKVVTKNDPRVTRVGRFIRKSSLDELPQLFNVVLKGNLSLVGPRPHAVQSKLENRLFDEAVDGYFARHRVKPGITGWAQINGWRGEVDTDEKIQKRVEYDLYYIENWSVLFDLYILLKTPFSLLTKSENAY, encoded by the coding sequence GTGGAACCGTTTAACGCACGCTCGATGCTAGATGCCGCTGCGTCTGCGACGGCCGCTCAGCCGCAGGTCGAACGACGCCGCCGTCTGTCGCCGGCCGCGCTCGCCGTTACCAATCAAAAAGTTCGCGGCGCCTACTCACCGGTCGTAATCGCCGGCGTGGTTCGCCTTACCGATTTCGTGCTGCTCAGCCTGGTCGGCGTCGGGCTCTATCTCGCCTATGTCAGGCCGTTCGCCGGCGGCATCCACTGGGGATACATCGGTTCGATCCTCGGCATGTCGGCTGCGGCGGTGGTCTGCTTCCAGGCCGCCGACATCTATCAGGTGCAGATCTTCCGCGGCCAGCTCCGCCAGATGACGCGGATGATCTCGTCATGGGCCGTCGTGTTCCTGCTGTTCATCGGCGTCTCCTTTCTGGCCAAGCTCGGCGGCGAGGTGTCGCGGGTCTGGCTGTCGTCGTTCTTCTGCGTCGGCCTCGCGGTGCTGATCGCCGAACGGCTGGCGCTGCGCTCGATGGTGCGCGCCTGGGCGCATGACGGCCGGCTCGACCGCCGCACCATCATCGTCGGTGCCGACCAGAACGGCGAGAAGCTGATCGAGGCGCTCAATGCCGACGATGATTCCGACATCCACGTGCTCGGCGTGTTCGACGACCGCAATGACGCCCGCGCGATGGACACCTGTGCCGGCTCACCGAAGCTCGGCAAGGTCGACGACATCGTCGAATTCGCCCGCCGCACCCGCGTCGACCTCGTGCTGTTTGCGCTGCCGATCTCGGCGGAGACCCGCATCCTGGAGATGCTGAAGAAGCTCTGGGTGCTACCGGTCGACATCCGCCTGTCGGCCCATACCAACAAGCTACGCTTCCGCCCCCGCTCCTATTCCTATGTCGGTAAGGTGCCGACGCTCGACGTATTCGAGGCGCCGATCACCGACTGGGATCTGGTGCTGAAATGGCTGTTCGACCGCGTGGTCGGCGGCCTGGCCCTGCTTGCGGCACTGCCGGTGCTCGGACTGGTGGCGCTTGCGGTGAAGCTCGACAGCCCCGGCCCGGTGCTGTTCCGCCAGAAGCGCTTCGGCTTCAACAATGAGCGGATCGACGTCTACAAGTTTCGCTCGCTCTACCATCACCAGGCCGATCCGACCGCCTCCAAGGTGGTGACCAAGAACGATCCGCGCGTTACCCGCGTCGGCCGCTTCATCCGCAAGAGCTCGCTCGACGAATTGCCGCAGCTGTTCAATGTCGTGCTGAAGGGCAATCTCTCGCTGGTCGGCCCGCGTCCGCACGCCGTGCAGAGCAAGCTGGAGAACCGCCTGTTCGACGAGGCCGTCGACGGCTACTTCGCCCGCCACCGCGTCAAGCCCGGCATCACCGGCTGGGCGCAGATCAACGGCTGGCGCGGCGAGGTCGACACCGACGAGAAGATCCAGAAGCGCGTCGAATACGACCTCTATTACATCGAGAACTGGTCGGTGCTGTTCGACCTCTACATCCTGCTCAAGACCCCGTTCTCGCTGCTGACCAAGAGCGAGAACGCGTACTGA